One Candidatus Bathyarchaeia archaeon DNA window includes the following coding sequences:
- a CDS encoding Lrp/AsnC ligand binding domain-containing protein has translation MAMAYVLINSEVGKETEVIKQLNEMEEVKEVHFVYGVYDVIAKVETKDVKELKEVVITKIRKLEHVKSTLTMIVMGS, from the coding sequence ATGGCTATGGCATACGTTTTAATCAACTCTGAGGTGGGAAAAGAAACTGAGGTTATCAAGCAGTTAAATGAGATGGAGGAAGTTAAAGAGGTTCACTTCGTATATGGGGTTTACGACGTAATCGCCAAAGTTGAAACAAAGGATGTGAAGGAGCTAAAAGAAGTCGTTATAACGAAGATCAGGAAGCTGGAGCATGTGAAAAGCACTTTAACCATGATAGTGATGGGAAGTTGA
- a CDS encoding tautomerase family protein: MPFVEISMGAGAFTTQEKAELSKAVYDAVAGFYHRMKGVTPHVWVVIREEPAETWIVDGEFLTEVRKKAQAKK, from the coding sequence TTGCCCTTTGTTGAAATATCCATGGGGGCTGGCGCGTTTACAACCCAGGAAAAGGCTGAGCTATCCAAGGCTGTATACGATGCTGTGGCTGGGTTCTATCATAGGATGAAAGGGGTTACGCCTCACGTCTGGGTTGTGATCCGTGAGGAGCCGGCTGAAACATGGATTGTGGACGGCGAATTTCTAACAGAGGTAAGGAAAAAAGCTCAAGCAAAGAAATGA